From a single Hippopotamus amphibius kiboko isolate mHipAmp2 chromosome X, mHipAmp2.hap2, whole genome shotgun sequence genomic region:
- the CACNA1F gene encoding voltage-dependent L-type calcium channel subunit alpha-1F isoform X3 has translation MSASEGGKGESSLPPLQTLGASLASWQPFDILILLTIFANCVALGVYIPFPEDDSNTANHNLEQVEYVFLVIFTVETVLKIVAYGLVLHPSAYIRNGWNLLDFIIVVVGLFSVLLEQGPGRPGDATHTGGKPGGFDVKALRAFRVLRPLRLVSGVPSLHIVLNSIMKALVPLLHIALLVLFVIIIYAIIGLELFLGRMHKTCYFLGSDIEAEEDPSPCASSGSGRACTLNQTECRGRWAGPNGGITNFDNFFFAMLTVFQCITMEGWTDVLYWMQDAMGYELPWVYFVSLVIFGSFFVLNLVLGVLSGEFSKEREKAKARGDFQKLREKQQLEEDLRGYLDWITQAEELDTEDPSADGNFGPVAEEGRAGHRPQLAELTNRRRGRLRWFSHSTRSTHSTSSHASLPASDTGSMAETPGDEEEEEGALASCTRCLNKIMKTSVCRRLRRANRGLRACCRRAVKSNACYWAVLLLVFLNTLTIASEHHGQPVWLTQIQEYANKVLLCLFTVEMLLKLYGLGPSVYVASFFNRFDCFVVCGGILETTLVEVGAMQPLGISVLRCVRLLRIFKVTRHWASLSNLVASLLNSMKSIASLLLLLFLFIIIFSLLGMQLFGGKFNFDQTHTKRSTFDTFPQALLTVFQILTGEDWNVVMYDGIMAYGGPFFPGMLVCVYFIILFICGNYILLNVFLAIAVDNLASGDAGTDKDKGREKSTEEIPQQNGTLVPGGENEEEEGAKNEGAGMEEEEEGEEEEEEEEGGAGHVELLQEVVPKEKVVPIPEGSAFFCLSQTNPLRKACHALIHHHVFTNLILVFIILSSVSLAAEDPIRAHSFRNHILGYFDYAFTSIFTVEILLKMTVFGAFLHQGSFCRSWFNLLDLLVVSVSLISFGIHSSAISVVKILRVLRVLRPLRAINRAKGLKHVVQCVFVAIRTIGNIMIVTTLLQFMFACIGVQLFKGKFYSCTDEAKHTPQECKGSFLVYPDGDVSRPLVRERLWVNSDFNFDNVLSAMMALFTVSTFEGWPALLYKAIDANAEDKGPIYNYHVEISVFFIVYIIIIAFFMMNIFVGFVIITFRAQGEQEYQDCELDKNQRQCVEYALKAQPLRRYIPKNPHQYRVWATVNSAAFEYLMFLLILLNTVALAMQHYEQTAPFNYAMDILNMVFTGLFTVEMVLKIIAFKPKHYFTDAWNTFDALIVVGSVVDIAVTEVNNGGHLGESSEDSSRISITFFRLFRVMRLVKLLSKGEGIRTLLWTFIKSFQALPYVALLIAMIFFIYAVIGMQMFGKVALQDGTQINRNNNFQTFPQAVLLLFRCATGEAWQEIMLASLPGSRCDPESDFGPDEEFSCGSNFAIAYFISFFMLCAFLIINLFVAVIMDNFDYLTRDWSILGPHHLDEFKRIWSEYDPGAKGRIKHLDVVALLRRIQPPLGFGKLCPHRVACKRLVAMNMPLNSDGTVTFNATLFALVRTSLKIKTEGNLEQANQELRIVIKKIWKRMKQKLLDEVIPPADEEEVTVGKFYATFLIQDYFRKFRRRKEKGLLGTEAPPSTSSALQAGLRSLQDLGPEMRQALTCDTDEEEGEEGPDREVEEDEKDPETYKAQMGSQPPSRRSSVISVSLPASDKPPDSLSFGSSDDDGGIPNSRQSSVPQTGSHTHRRSSGVLIFTIPEEGSSQSKATKGEEEQDGQEEVPSQLSYLDEQAGTPPRPIILPPHRPQRYVDGHQAPRRRLLPPTPAGRKPSFTIQCLRRQGSCEDLPIPGTYHRGRNSGPSRAQGSWATPPQRGRLLYAPLLLVEEGAAGEQYFGKSSSPLHTFTCLHVPGTHSDPSHGKRGSADSLVEAVLISEGLGLFARDPRFVALAKQEIADACRLTLDEMDSAASDLLAQGTSSLYSDEESILSRFDEEDLGDEMACVHAL, from the exons ATGTCGGCATCTGAAGGCGGGAAAGGTGAGAGCAGCCTTCCACCCTTGCAGACCCTTGGAGCAAGCCTGGCCTCT TGGCA GCCCTTCGACATCCTCATCCTGCTGACCATCTTTGCCAACTGCGTGGCCCTGGGGGTCTACATCCCCTTCCCAGAGGACGACTCCAACACCGCCAACCACAACCTG GAGCAGGTGGAGTACGTATTCTTGGTGATTTTCACTGTGGAGACCGTGCTCAAGATCGTGGCCTACGGGCTGGTGCTCCATCCCAGCGCCTACATCCGCAATGGCTGGAACCTGCTCGACTTCATCATCGTCGTTGTCGG GCTGTTCAGCGTGCTGCTGGAGCAGGGGCCCGGACGCCCGGGGGACGCCACGCACACCGGGGGGAAGCCGGGGGGCTTCGATGTGAAGGCGTTGCGGGCGTTTCGGGTGCTGCGGCCACTGAGGCTGGTGTCTGGGGTCCCGA GCCTGCACATAGTGCTGAATTCCATCATGAAGGCGCTGGTGCCGCTGCTGCACATTGCGCTTCTCGTGCTCTTTGTCATCATCATTTACGCCATCATCGGACTCGAGCTGTTCCTCGGACGCATGCACAAAACGTGCTACTTCCTGGGATCTG ACATAGAGGCAGAGGAGGACCCGTCGCCCTGTGCATCGTCGGGATCAGGGCGTGCTTGTACACTGAACCAGACCGAGTGCCGCGGACGTTGGGCAGGGCCCAACGGAGGCATCACCAACTTTGACAACTTCTTCTTCGCCATGCTGACGGTCTTCCAGTGCATCACCATGGAAGGCTGGACTGACGTGCTCTACTGG ATGCAGGATGCCATGGGGTATGAGCTGCCCTGGGTGTATTTCGTGAGTCTCGTCATCTTTGGGTCCTTCTTCGTCCTCAACCTTGTACTTGGTGTCCTGAGTGG AGAGTTCtccaaggagagggagaaagcaaaagcGAGAGGGGACTTCCAGAAGCTTCGAGAGAagcagcagctggaggaggaCCTGCGGGGCTACCTGGACTGGATCACACAGGCGGAGGAATTGGACACGGAGGACCCCTCAGCTGATGGCAACTTTGGTCCTGTGGCTGAAGAGGGCCGGGCCGGCCACC GGCCACAACTGGCAGAGCTGACCAATAGGAGACGAGGACGTCTGCGCTGGTTCAGTCACTCCACCCGCTCCACACACTCCACCAGCAGCCACG ccAGCCTCCCAGCCAGTGACACCGGTTCGATGGCAGAGACCCCAGgcgatgaggaagaggaggagggggctctGGCCAGCTGTACACGCTGCCT AAACAAGATCATGAAAACCAGTGTCTG CCGCCGCCTCCGCCGAGCCAACCGGGGCCTTCGGGCATGCTGCCGGCGGGCTGTGAAGTCCAATGCCTGCTACTGGGCCGTGCTGCTGCTCGTCTTCCTCAACACGCTGACCATCGCCTCGGAGCACCACGGGCAGCCTGTCTGGCTCACCCAGATCCAAG agTATGCCAACAAAGTATTGCTCTGTCTGTTCACGGTGGAGATGCTTCTCAAGTTGTATGGTCTCGGGCCCTCTGTCTACGTTGCCTCCTTCTTCAACCGATTTGACTGCTTTGTGGTCTGTGGGGGCATCCTGGAGACCACCCTGGTGGAGGTGGGCGCCATGCAGCCCCTGGGCATCTCGGTGCTCCGCTGTGTCCGCCTCCTCAGGATCTTTAAGGTCACCAG GCACTGGGCATCTCTGAGCAATTTAGTGGCGTCCCTGCTCAATTCAATGAAATCCATTGCATCCTTgctgcttctcctcttcctctttatcATCATCTTCTCCCTGCTTGGCATGCAGTTGTTTGGGGGCAAGTTCAACTTTGACCAGACCCACACCAAGCGAAGCACCTTTGACACCTTCCCCCAGGCCCTCCTCACTGTCTTTCAG ATCCTGACGGGTGAGGACTGGAATGTGGTCATGTATGATGGTATCATGGCCTATGGCGGCCCCTTTTTCCCAGGGAtgctggtgtgtgtgtatttcatcaTCCTCTTCATCTGCGGCAACT ACATCCTGTTGAATGTGTTTCTTGCCATTGCTGTGGACAACCTGGCCAGTGGAGATGCAGGCACTGACAAGGACAAGGGCAG GGAGAAGAGCACTGAGGAAATTCCACAGCAGAATGGAACATTG GTGCCTGGTGGGgagaatgaggaagaggaaggtgCAAAAAATGAAGGAGCAG gcatggaggaagaggaagagggggaggaggaagaggaggaagaggaagggggtgCAGGGCATGTGGAACTCCTGCAGGAAGTTGTACCCAAGGAGAAGGTGGTGCCCATCCCTGAGGGCAGcgccttcttctgcctcagccaAACCAACCC GCTGAGGAAGGCCTGCCACGCCCTCATCCACCATCACGTCTTCACCAATCTTATCCTGGTGTTCATCATCCTCAGCAGTGTGTCCCTGGCCGCTGAGGACCCCATCCGAGCCCACTCCTTCCGCAACCAT ATTCTGGGGTACTTCGATTATGCCTTCACCTCCATTTTCACTGTGGAGATTCTACTAAAG ATGACAGTGTTTGGGGCTTTCTTGCACCAAGGCTCCTTCTGCCGTAGCTGGTTCAATCTGTTGGATCTGCTGGTGGTCAGCGTGTCCCTCATCTCCTTTGGCATCCA CTCCAGTGCCATCTCAGTGGTGAAGATTCTGCGAGTACTCCGAGTACTACGGCCCCTCCGAGCCATCAACAGGGCCAAAGGCCTCAAG CACGTGGTGCAGTGTGTGTTCGTGGCCATCCGGACCATCGGGAATATCATGATTGTGACCACGCTTCTACAATTCATGTTCGCCTGCATTGGCGTGCAGCTCTTCAAG GGGAAATTCTACAGTTGCACTGATGAGGCCAAACACACACCCCAAGAATGCAA GGGCTCCTTCCTGGTCTACCCCGATGGAGATGTGTCAAGGCCCCTGGTCCGGGAGCGGCTCTGGGTCAACAGTGATTTCAACTTTGACAATGTCCTTTCAGCCATGATGGCCCTGTTCACCGTCTCCACCTTTGAAGGCTGGCCTGC GCTGCTATACAAGGCCATCGATGCAAACGCAGAGGACAAGGGGCCCATCTATAATTACCACGTGGAGATCTCAGTGTTCTTCATTGTCTACATCATCATCATTGCATTCTTCATGATGAACATCTTTGTGGGCTTCGTCATCATCACCTTCCGTGCCCAGGGCGAGCAGGAGTACCAAGACTGTGAGCTGGACAAGAACCAG CGCCAGTGTGTGGAATATGCCCTCAAGGCCCAGCCACTCCGCCGCTATATCCCCAAGAACCCGCATCAGTATCGTGTGTGGGCCACTGTGAACTCTGCTGCCTTCGAGTATCTCATGTTCCTGCTCATCCTGCTCAACACGGTTGCTCTAGCCATGCAG cacTATGAGCAGACTGCTCCCTTCAACTACGCCATGGACATCCTCAACATGGTTTTCACTGGTCTCTTCACTGTTGAGATGGTGCTCAAAATCATCGCCTTCAAACCTAAG CATTACTTTACTGATGCCTGGAACACTTTTGATGCTCTTATTGTGGTGGGCAGCGTAGTGGACATTGCCGTCACTGAAGTCAAC AATGGTGGCCACCTTGGCGAG AGCTCTGAGGACAGTTCCCGCATTTCGATCACCTTCTTTCGCCTCTTCCGAGTCATGCGGCTGGTCAAGCTTCTCAGTAAGGGTGAAGGCATTCGCACATTACTCTGGACATTCATCAAGTCCTTTCAG GCCTTGCCCTATGTGGCTCTTCTCATCGCAATGATATTCTTCATTTATGCAGTCATTGGGATGCAG ATGTTCGGCAAGGTGGCTCTTCAGGATGGCACACAGATCAACCGAAACAACAATTTCCAGACCTTTCCACAGGCTGTCCTGCTTTTGTTCag GTGTGCTACTGGTGAGGCATGGCAGGAGATAATGCTTGCCAGCCTTCCCGGCAGCCGGTGTGACCCTGAGTCTGACTTCGGCCCTGATGAGGAGTTTAGCTGTGGCAGCAATTTTGCCATCGCCTATTTTATCAGCTTCTTCATGCTCTGCGCATTCCTG ATCATAAATCTCTTTGTGGCTGTGATCATGGACAACTTTGATTATCTAACCAGAGATTGGTCCATCCTGGGCCCCCATCACCTCGATGAATTCAAGAGGATCTGGTCTGAATATGACCCTGGGGCCAA AGGCCGCATCAAGCACCTGGATGTGGTTGCCCTTCTGAGACGCATCCAGCCCCCTCTGGGATTCGGGAAGCTGTGCCCACACCGAGTGGCCTGCAAG AGACTTGTGGCGATGAACATGCCTCTCAACTCAGATGGGACAGTGACATTCAACGCCACACTCTTTGCCCTGGTTCGGACATCCCTGAAGATCAAGACAGAAG GGAACCTAGAGCAAGCCAATCAGGAACTGCGGATTGTCATCAAAAAGATCTGGAAGCGGATGAAGCAGAAGCTGCTGGATGAGGTCATCCCCCCAGCTGATG AGGAAGAAGTTACCGTGGGCAAATTCTATGCCACATTTCTGATCCAGGACTATTTCCGCAAATTCCGGCGGAGGAAAGAAAAGGGGCTACTAGGGACCGAGGCCCCCCCAAGCACCTCCTCTGCCCTTCAG GCTGGTCTGAGGAGCCTGCAAGACTTGGGTCCTGAGATGCGGCAGGCTCTCACCTGTGACACagatgaggaggagggggaagaggggccGGACAGAGAGGTGGAGGAAGATGAGAAGGACCCAGAAACTTACAAA GCCCAGATGGGCTCCCAGCCCCCATCTCGCCGGAGCTCTGTGATATCTGTGTCTCTGCCTGCCAGTGACAAACCACCAGATTCACTTTCCTTTGGGTCCAGTGATGACGATGGGGGTATTCCCAACTCCAGACAGTCCAGTGTGCCCCAGACTGGGTCCCACACCCACAG GAGAAGCTCTGGGGTTCTCATTTTCACCATTCCAGAAGAAGGAAGTTCTCAGTCCAAGGCaaccaaaggggaagaggagcAGGATGGGCAAGAGGAAGTCCCCAGCCA GCTCTCCTACCTAGATGAGCAGGCAGGGACTCCCCCACGCCCCATCATTTTGCCACCTCACAGACCCCAGAGATATGTGGATGGCCACCAAGCACCACGCCGCCGTCTGCTACCCCCAACGCCTGCAG gtcGGAAGCCTTCTTTCACCATCCAGTGTCTGAGGCGCCAGGGCAGTTGTGAAGATTTACCCATCCCAGGCACCTATCATCGTGGGCGCAACTCAGGGCCCAGCAGGGCACAg GGTTCCTGGGCAACCCCTCCTCAGCGGGGCCGGCTCCTATACGCCCCACTGTTATTGGTGGAGGAGGGTGCAGCAGGGGAGCAATACTTCGGCAAATCCAGCAGTCCGCTGCACACCTTCACCTGTCTGCACGTGCCTGGAACCCACTCGGACCCCAGCCATGGCAAAAGGGGAAGTGCTGACAGCCTGGTGGAGGCT GTGCTCATCTCCGAGGGCCTTGGCCTCTTTGCCCGAGACCCGCGCTTTGTGGCCCTGGCCAAGCAGGAGATTGCAGATGCATGTCGCCTCACACTGGACGAGATGGACAGTGCCGCCAGTGACCTGCTGGCACAGGGGACCAGCTCACTTTATAGTGACGAGGAGTCCATCCTCTCCCGCTTTGATGAGGAGGACCTGGGAGATGAGATGGCCTGCGTCCATGCCCTCTGa